In Drosophila gunungcola strain Sukarami unplaced genomic scaffold, Dgunungcola_SK_2 000026F, whole genome shotgun sequence, the following are encoded in one genomic region:
- the LOC128263903 gene encoding uncharacterized protein LOC128263903 → MAQATHPKAAKVIQNDFYVDDLLTGAGCVEDLQSLRDEVSQVLQEAGFELAKWFSNCPELSASDSAVMPLMADSDVTKTLGVVWLPVKDYFQFRLDDSFLDLRATKRNILSVTARLFDPLGLLCPLVTKAKMLLQELWLRKLDWDESLPMQLLTSWETFKATLLQLPKIKVSRFVNTDPQVPIQIHGFADASMRAYGACIYIRTQTAEGLKVSLLTAKSKVAPLKTKTLPRLELCAAHLLADLYNRVRPLLNSPIENVFLWTDSEITLHWIKTHPSSLSVFVSNRVAEIQEWSEKAIWRHVPTKVNPADIVSRGCDVEELTTSIWFGGPSFLLDSENNWPVNKHFELPADVMSMELRKSAIALVVSPEPNYVLQKIESFSSHLKLLRVFVWVFRFIQRCRKVSKPFEKSISPRELDFAFDKIVEVVQFHEFRDDISKIRKNKPVATNIQKLNPFLQENKSDWCHSTLLRVGGRLLNAPIPYEAKFPLLLSKSSQFVRSYVSYLHVTNCHAGPRALVSRLREKIWLVNAQEVCRRTVRSCMRCFRCKPQLLTQIMGNLPADRLRALRPFNICGVDFCGPFSTTYRIRGKPPYKSYVALFVCFASKAVHLELVSDLTTDAFLLAFQRFVSRRGIPEKV, encoded by the coding sequence atggcgcaagcaactcatccaaaagccgcaaaggttattcagaatgatttttatgttgacgatttgttgactggcgccggatgcgttgaggacctgcaaagccttcgagacgaagtttctcaggtcttgcaagaggcaggctttgaattggcaaagtggttttcaaactgcccagagttatccgcatctgattccgctgtaatgccacttatggcagactcagacgtaaccaagacccttggcgtggtttggttaccggttaaagattactttcaatttcggttggatgactctttcctggatcttcgcgcgacaaaacgaaatattttgtcggtgactgctcgacttttcgacccacttggcctcttgtgtcctttggtcacaaaggcaaagatgttgttgcaggaactgtggctccgaaaattagattgggacgagtcgctaccgatgcagttgctcacgtcgtgggagacgtttaaagcgacgcttctgcagctgcctaaaattaaggtatcgcgattcgtcaacacagatccacaagtcccgattcaaatacatggtttcgctgacgcttccatgcgagcgtatggagcgtgcatctacattcggactcaaactgctgaaggtttgaaagtgtctttattgaccgccaaatcgaaagtagctcccctcaagacgaaaactttgcctcgccttgagctgtgtgcagctcaccttttagcagatctctataatcgtgtcaggccattgctaaattctcccattgagaatgttttcctgtggacagactccgagatcactttacactggattaaaacccatccctcgtcgttgtcggtttttgtttcgaaccgggttgcagaaattcaggagtggtcggagaaagcaatttggagacacgttcccacgaaagtcaacccagcagatatagtgtcccgaggatgtgacgtagaggagcttacaacgtccatttggttcggtgggccttcgttcttgctagactcagaaaataattggcctgtaaataaacatttcgaactgccggctgatgtaatgtcgatggagctacgcaaatcggcaatagctctcgtagtcagcccagagccaaattatgtgcttcagaaaatagagtctttttcgtcgcacctgaagcttctgagagttttcgtgtgggtttttcgttttattcaaaggtgcagaaaggtgtcgaagccctttgaaaaaagtatttcgccaagagaactggatttcgcttttgataaaattgtcgaagttgtccaatttcacgagttcagggacgacataagtaaaattcggaagaataaaccggtagcaacgaatattcaaaagttaaacccttttcttcaggaaaataaatcggattggtgccactcgacattgctacgagttgggggtcggttattgaatgctcctatcccgtacgaagccaaattcccgttgttgctgtctaaaagctcacagttcgtcagatcctatgtgtcatacctgcacgttacgaactgtcacgctggcccacgagctctcgtaagtcgtctgcgcgagaaaatctggctagttaatgctcaagaagtctgccgacgaacagttcggtcgtgcatgcgctgctttcgctgtaaaccgcaacttttgacgcaaattatgggaaacttgccagcagatagacttcgagctctccgcccgttcaatatttgtggcgttgatttttgtggtcccttcagcacaacgtatcgtatccgtggtaagccaccgtacaagtcgtacgtggccttgttcgtctgttttgcgtccaaagcggtccacttagaattagtgtctgacctaaccactgatgcgttcttgttggcatttcaaaggttcgtgagtcgtcgcgggattccggaaaaggtgtga